A DNA window from Paralichthys olivaceus isolate ysfri-2021 chromosome 3, ASM2471397v2, whole genome shotgun sequence contains the following coding sequences:
- the actl6a gene encoding actin-like protein 6A, protein MSGGVYGGDEVGALVFDIGSYSVRAGYAGEDCPKADFPTVIGVTVDREDGSTPMETDGDKSKQSSTSYYIDTNQLRVPRENMDVMSPLKNGMIEDWDSFQAILDHTYKMHFKSEPSLHPVLMSEASWNTRAKREKLTELMFEHYNIPAFFLCKSAVLSAFANGRSTGLVLDSGATHTTAIPVHDGYVLQQGIVKSPLAGDFMSMQCRELFQELSCEIIPPYMIASKDGVREGSPASWKKKEKLPQVTRSWHNYMCNCVIQDFQASVLQVSDSPYDEQVAAQMPTVHYELPNGYNCDFGAERLKIPEGLFDPSNAKGLSGNTMLGVGHVVTTSVGMCDIDIRPGLYGSVVVTGGNTLIQGFTDRLNRELSQKTPPSMRLKLIANNTTVERRFSAWIGGSILASLGTFQQMWISKQEYEEGGKQCVDRKCP, encoded by the exons ATGAGTGGCGGAGTGTACGGAGGAG ATGAGGTGGGAGCCTTGGTGTTTGACATCGGCTCTTATTCTGTGAGAGCTGGCTATGCAGGAGAAGACTGTCCCAAG GCGGACTTCCCCACAGTGATAGGTGTGACTGTGGACCGAGAGGATGGCAGCACGCCCATGGAGACGGACGGTGATAAGAGCAAGCAGAGCAGCACTTCCTATTACATTGATACCAACCAGCTGAGGGTACCCAGAGAGAACATGGACGTCATGTCTCCACTCAAGAATGGCATGA TTGAAGACTGGGACAGTTTCCAGGCCATTTTGGATCACACCTACAAGATGCACTTCAAGTCTGAACCCAGTCTGCATCCAGTGCTCATGTCAGAAGCCTCG TGGAACACAAGAGCGAAACGGGAGAAACTCACAGAGCTGATGTTTGAACATTACAACATTCCTGCCTTCTTCCTCTGTAAATCAGCCGTGCTGTCTGC CTTTGCTAATGGGAGGTCTACAGGCTTGGTCCTGGACAGCGGTGCCACACATACGACAGCTATTCCAGTACATGATGGCTATGTCCTGCAGCAAG GCATCGTCAAGTCGCCCCTGGCCGGAGACTTCATGAGCATGCAGTGCAGAGAGCTGTTTCAAGAGTTAAGCTGTGAAATAATCCCTCCTTATATGATTGCATCAAAG GATGGCGTGCGGGAGGGATCTCCAGCCAGttggaagaaaaaggagaaattaCCTCAAGTCACCCGCTCATGGCACAACTACATGTGTAAT TGTGTGATCCAGGACTTCCAGGCGTCTGTGCTGCAGGTCTCAGATTCTCCATATGACGAACA AGTGGCTGCACAGATGCCCACGGTTCACTATGAGCTGCCCAACGGCTACAACTGTGACTTCGGAGCTGAGAGACTGAAGATCCCAGAGGGTTTGTTTGACCCCTCCAATGCCAAG GGCCTGTCTGGAAACACCATGTTGGGAGTCGGCCATGTGGTGACGACCAGCGTGGGAATGTGTGACATCGACATTCGACCG GGACTGTACGGCAGTGTGGTGGTGACCGGAGGAAACACGCTCATTCAGGGCTTCACCGACCGACTGAACAGAGAACTCTCCCAGAAAACACCTCCG AGCATGAGACTGAAGCTAATCGCCAACAACACGACAGTGGAGCGCCGGTTCAGTGCCTGGATAGGAGGCTCCATCCTCGCATCACTC GGAACCTTCCAGCAGATGTGGATCTCCAAACAGGAGtatgaggagggaggaaagcaGTGTGTGGACAGGAAGTGCCCTtga
- the mrpl47 gene encoding large ribosomal subunit protein uL29m has translation MAASSSAGRVVTLCRQFQNVLRISSAINAQHCVVNVTEHQSHVSREKPPVWASSWCSPISSVVQCRALHTTVSRRGLEEFFDLPENWGETTVKSGAPWTAKHLRTKSNEDLHKLWYVLLKEKNMLLTLEQEAKRQRVQMPSPERIRKIERSLIRLETVVSERETALRLLQTGQEKGRPGSWRRNIFGHVYWYRFKEYAIPWYMNTRYKRKKFYTPEFVQPHIRLRIEKHLRAKARKANLEKETQAKLKEKFPQLKVSSS, from the exons ATGGCGGCGTCCTCTTCAGCAGGACGCGTCGTGACTCTGTGCAGACAGTTTCAAAATGTCTTGAGGATTTCTTCAGCGATCAACGCGCAGCACTGCGTCGTTAATGTGACCGAACACCAGAGTCACGTTTCCAG GGAAAAGCCTCCTGTCTGGGCCTCATCTTGGTGCAGTCCGATCAGCTCTGTGGTTCAGTGTCGAGCTCTGCACACGACCGTCAGCAGAAGAGGACTGGAAGAGTTCTTCGACCTCCCTGAGAACTGGGGAGAGACCACGGTGAAGTCAG GTGCACCGTGGACTGCCAAGCATCTGAGAACAAAGAGCAACGAGGATTTACACAAACTCTG gTATGTGCTGTTGAAAGAGAAGaacatgctgctgacacttGAGCAGGAAGCAAAAAGACAAAGGGTTCAGATGCCGAGTCCAGAAAGAATAAGGAAG ATTGAGCGATCCTTGATCAGGCTGGAGACAGtggtgagcgagagagagacggCTCTGCGTCTATTGCAGACAGGACAGGAGAAAGGCCGACCAGGCTCCTGGAGGAGGAACATATTTGGACACGTTTACTG gtATCGATTCAAAGAGTACGCAATTCCTTGGTACATGAATACAAGATACAAGCGAAAGAAGTTCTACACACCCGAGTTTGTCCAACCACACATACG gctGCGTATAGAGAAGCACCTTCGAGCCAAGGCCAGGAAAGCCAACTTGGAGAAGGAAACTCAGGCCAAACTAAAGGAGAAGTTTCCTCAACTGAAGGTTTCATCATCGTGA